A portion of the Corynebacterium occultum genome contains these proteins:
- a CDS encoding exonuclease domain-containing protein gives MLTGLFRRDPAKQAIGALQEFYQVPAQDPDTPSSELNLLAVDVETTGLKVNRHRMVSIGWVPVTAGIIDLSQAGYVVLRGNEGFSVGSSAVIHQLTDDEIAAGIGHREALEQLLEALQGRVMLAHFATIEQDFLSHACRKYFGAPLEVPTVDTFAMERRHMERMATYPRGEDLRLARVRERYGLPRYASHNALGDALACAELFLAQLAQLPAGRVDKLRSLQV, from the coding sequence ATGCTGACGGGACTGTTTCGTCGGGACCCGGCCAAGCAGGCGATCGGGGCGTTGCAGGAGTTCTACCAGGTGCCCGCCCAGGACCCGGATACCCCTTCCTCGGAGCTGAATCTACTGGCGGTGGATGTGGAGACCACCGGGTTGAAGGTGAACCGGCACCGCATGGTCTCCATCGGTTGGGTGCCGGTCACCGCCGGCATCATCGACCTTTCCCAGGCAGGTTATGTGGTGTTGCGTGGGAATGAAGGTTTCAGTGTGGGTTCCTCGGCGGTGATCCATCAGCTCACCGATGATGAAATCGCCGCAGGCATCGGCCACCGCGAGGCCCTGGAACAGCTGCTGGAAGCGCTGCAGGGCCGGGTGATGTTGGCACATTTCGCGACCATCGAGCAGGATTTTCTTTCCCATGCCTGCCGGAAGTATTTCGGCGCTCCCTTGGAGGTGCCTACCGTGGATACCTTCGCGATGGAGCGTCGCCACATGGAACGTATGGCCACTTATCCCCGTGGGGAGGATCTCCGCCTGGCCCGGGTGCGGGAACGTTATGGGCTGCCGCGTTATGCCAGCCACAATGCGCTCGGTGATGCCCTGGCCTGTGCCGAGCTTTTCCTGGCGCAGTTGGCCCAGCTTCCGGCCGGACGGGTGGACAAGCTGAGGAGCCTCCAGGTTTGA
- a CDS encoding MBL fold metallo-hydrolase, translating into MTSAVVMSTSVLAACSSGEGDSTQTSQAAEQDGVSQDPSAAPTGPYAEARAANVNRNVDPKFGETPRVLGEAGGSGLESSRLFFDQSDTLVLSGPGAAAQLRAASIAVVSHAPVLRFLPEDRDAILAEIDRLGVSQVLTVGLVDFPAAEGFEVMADDGSLEGLGELTAKQFNEKSVGSYQEMVAATAALDPDENILLTAEWEEFPDTRGAEGEKLPALPGQSRRDGDAAPVIIASPASSTIDVANARAYGGEVRVMDYHDPRLNTETMEMVAGLAEHPLVALGSQFGTAEELAEKIRLGETVTAELPGGGGLVFPGRRMIALYGHPSGPALGLMGEQPPAEAVARVQEYVDQYQEFSEEPVIPAFEIIATVASEFPGEDGDFSNEFPVDDLRPYVDAIIDAGGYAVLDLQPGRASFLDQAKRYEELLKLPNVGLALDPEWKIGPDEQPMQRVGSADAAEINEVSEWLAGLVADNGLPQKAFVLHQFQLQMLRDREQIDTSHPELAFVLHADGHGSPGEKFDTWGALRQGLDDNSYFMAWKNFIDEDFPTFTPEQTFEVNPRPWFVSYQ; encoded by the coding sequence ATGACGAGTGCCGTGGTCATGAGTACGTCGGTGCTGGCAGCCTGCAGCAGTGGTGAGGGCGATTCGACCCAGACTTCCCAGGCTGCCGAGCAGGATGGTGTCTCCCAGGATCCTTCAGCCGCCCCCACCGGCCCCTATGCCGAGGCTCGGGCGGCGAATGTCAACCGCAATGTGGACCCCAAATTCGGGGAGACTCCCCGCGTGCTCGGAGAGGCCGGGGGCAGTGGGCTGGAGTCCAGCCGGCTCTTCTTCGATCAGTCCGACACCCTGGTCCTTTCCGGGCCCGGCGCCGCCGCCCAGTTGCGGGCCGCCTCCATCGCGGTGGTCTCTCATGCCCCCGTGCTGCGTTTCCTTCCCGAGGATCGGGATGCGATCCTGGCGGAGATTGACCGCCTCGGGGTGAGCCAGGTGCTCACCGTAGGTCTGGTGGATTTCCCTGCCGCTGAGGGTTTTGAGGTCATGGCCGATGATGGCTCCCTGGAGGGGCTGGGTGAGCTGACGGCCAAGCAGTTCAATGAGAAGTCGGTGGGTTCCTACCAGGAGATGGTGGCCGCCACCGCCGCCCTGGACCCGGATGAGAATATTCTGCTGACCGCTGAGTGGGAGGAATTCCCTGACACCCGGGGTGCGGAGGGCGAGAAGCTCCCCGCACTACCGGGGCAGTCCCGCCGGGATGGGGATGCCGCCCCGGTGATCATCGCCAGCCCCGCCTCCTCAACCATTGATGTGGCCAATGCCCGAGCTTATGGGGGCGAGGTGCGGGTGATGGATTACCATGATCCGCGTCTGAACACCGAGACCATGGAGATGGTGGCCGGGCTCGCGGAGCACCCCCTGGTGGCGTTGGGTTCCCAGTTCGGCACGGCCGAGGAACTGGCGGAGAAGATCCGTCTGGGTGAGACGGTGACTGCCGAACTGCCGGGTGGGGGTGGCCTGGTATTCCCGGGTCGTCGCATGATCGCTCTCTACGGGCATCCCTCCGGCCCTGCGCTGGGTCTGATGGGGGAGCAGCCCCCGGCTGAGGCGGTGGCCCGGGTGCAGGAGTATGTGGACCAGTACCAGGAGTTCTCGGAGGAGCCGGTGATCCCCGCCTTCGAGATCATCGCCACCGTCGCCTCGGAGTTCCCCGGTGAGGACGGGGACTTCTCCAATGAGTTCCCGGTGGACGACCTGCGTCCCTATGTGGATGCCATCATCGACGCCGGTGGTTATGCGGTGCTTGACCTGCAGCCCGGCCGGGCCTCCTTCCTGGATCAGGCCAAGCGCTATGAGGAGCTGCTGAAGCTGCCGAATGTCGGCCTGGCACTGGATCCGGAATGGAAGATCGGGCCTGATGAACAGCCGATGCAACGCGTGGGTTCGGCTGATGCGGCGGAGATCAATGAGGTTTCGGAGTGGCTGGCGGGACTGGTCGCCGACAATGGCCTGCCCCAGAAGGCTTTTGTGCTGCACCAGTTCCAGCTGCAGATGCTGCGTGACCGGGAGCAGATCGACACCTCCCACCCGGAGCTGGCTTTTGTGCTGCACGCCGATGGCCACGGGTCCCCGGGGGAGAAGTTCGACACCTGGGGTGCGCTGCGTCAGGGCCTGGATGACAACAGCTATTTCATGGCCTGGAAGAACTTCATCGATGAAGATTTCCCGACTTTCACACCGGAGCAGACCTTCGAGGTCAACCCCCGTCCCTGGTTTGTCTCTTATCAGTAA
- a CDS encoding 3-isopropylmalate dehydrogenase — translation MKLAVIGGDGIGPEVTAEALKVLNTVRDDIETTDMDLGAARYLRTGDILTDEDLNALKEFDAILLGAIGAPGEVPPGILERGLLLKLRFALDHHVNLRPSKLYEGVESPLKNPGNIDFVVVREGTEGAYTGNGGAIRVGTPHEIANETSVNTRYGAERVIRYAFELAQTRRKHLTLVHKTNVLVHGGGMWHRTLNEVAKEYPEVTIDYCHIDAATIYLVTNPSRFDVIVTDNLFGDILTDEAGAVSGGIGLAASGNIDATGTNPSMFEPVHGSAPDIAGQGIADPTAAILSAALLLRHVGDDENAARIEAAVAADVAARGDAPMRTTEVGDRIAAALR, via the coding sequence ATGAAACTCGCAGTTATCGGTGGCGACGGCATCGGCCCCGAGGTCACCGCTGAGGCACTCAAGGTTCTCAACACGGTCCGCGATGATATCGAGACCACCGACATGGACCTCGGCGCCGCGCGCTACCTGCGCACCGGTGACATCCTCACCGATGAGGACCTCAACGCCCTCAAGGAGTTCGACGCCATCCTCCTCGGCGCCATCGGCGCGCCGGGTGAGGTGCCCCCGGGCATCCTTGAGCGCGGTCTGCTGCTGAAGCTGCGTTTCGCCCTGGATCACCACGTGAACCTGCGCCCCTCCAAGCTCTACGAGGGTGTGGAGTCCCCGCTGAAGAACCCCGGCAACATTGACTTCGTTGTCGTCCGCGAAGGTACCGAGGGTGCCTACACCGGCAACGGTGGTGCCATCCGCGTGGGCACCCCGCATGAGATCGCCAACGAGACCTCCGTGAACACCCGCTACGGTGCGGAGCGCGTCATCCGCTACGCCTTCGAGCTGGCCCAGACCCGCCGCAAGCACCTCACCCTGGTCCACAAGACCAACGTGCTGGTCCACGGTGGCGGCATGTGGCATCGCACCCTCAACGAGGTGGCCAAGGAATACCCTGAGGTCACCATCGACTACTGCCACATCGACGCGGCGACCATCTACCTGGTCACTAACCCCTCCCGCTTCGATGTGATCGTCACCGACAACCTCTTCGGCGATATCCTCACCGATGAAGCAGGCGCGGTCTCCGGCGGCATCGGCCTGGCCGCCTCCGGCAACATCGACGCCACCGGCACCAACCCCTCCATGTTCGAGCCGGTCCACGGTTCCGCACCGGATATCGCCGGCCAGGGTATCGCTGATCCTACCGCCGCGATCCTCTCCGCCGCACTCCTGCTGCGTCACGTGGGCGATGATGAGAACGCCGCCCGCATCGAGGCCGCGGTGGCCGCCGATGTCGCAGCACGTGGGGATGCCCCGATGCGTACCACCGAGGTCGGGGACCGGATCGCCGCCGCCCTGCGCTGA
- a CDS encoding HNH endonuclease signature motif containing protein — protein sequence MDDPDIITQVDRRRTPTKPAEALPGPTTIHRFLTPPSRRTRPPPAAAHATTLAYRPTEEIIRALKGRDGTCRGPEDCGIDAKACDVDHVLNHTAGGPTTPSNLQCLCRRHPLRKTRGDLNLVMDAQGACSWVYPDGDVVVTHPRGPLSSPSTLFAQSFMQRRTQRVNKRRTAPTPEGHTREEEPLF from the coding sequence GTGGACGACCCCGACATCATCACCCAGGTCGACCGTCGCCGCACCCCCACCAAACCAGCGGAAGCCCTCCCGGGGCCGACAACCATCCACCGGTTCCTTACGCCACCTTCTCGGAGAACTCGCCCCCCCCCGGCCGCCGCCCACGCCACCACCCTGGCCTACCGGCCCACCGAGGAAATCATCCGGGCCTTGAAAGGTCGGGACGGGACCTGTCGAGGGCCAGAGGACTGCGGGATCGATGCCAAGGCCTGCGATGTCGATCACGTGCTCAACCACACCGCAGGTGGTCCCACCACCCCTAGTAACCTGCAGTGTCTGTGTCGCAGGCATCCCCTGAGGAAAACCCGTGGGGACCTGAACCTGGTGATGGATGCGCAGGGGGCGTGTAGCTGGGTGTATCCGGATGGTGATGTGGTGGTCACCCACCCGCGGGGGCCCTTGTCCAGTCCGAGCACACTGTTTGCACAGTCGTTTATGCAGCGTCGTACCCAACGGGTCAACAAACGCCGTACCGCCCCGACCCCGGAGGGACACACCCGGGAGGAGGAACCACTCTTCTAA
- a CDS encoding transcriptional regulator, which produces MNAELDPVIHPINRLRICAALKAAGATEGEGLDREMKFATLREVTALSAATLSKQLGVLGSHGYITRHREYGSSRAKDTVWVSLTPAGNTALNRHLAALRKIAETAGGVDKHG; this is translated from the coding sequence GTGAATGCTGAACTCGATCCCGTCATCCACCCGATCAACCGATTGCGTATCTGCGCAGCCCTGAAAGCGGCAGGAGCGACCGAAGGTGAGGGCCTCGACCGGGAGATGAAGTTCGCTACCCTCCGGGAAGTAACTGCGTTGAGTGCCGCCACTCTGTCGAAGCAACTGGGAGTGCTCGGCTCTCACGGGTACATCACCCGTCACCGTGAATACGGTTCCAGTCGCGCCAAGGACACGGTGTGGGTATCTCTCACCCCTGCCGGAAACACCGCCCTGAACAGACATCTGGCCGCCCTGCGAAAGATCGCGGAGACCGCAGGGGGCGTCGATAAGCATGGCTGA
- a CDS encoding DUF294 nucleotidyltransferase-like domain-containing protein, producing MSVELEEVRAFLADNEPFLRLPAEELQTLPAKMNMSYARRGETILRFGEINEQLHIIRSGAVDLLGEDGVLLDRRDAGRSFGYSTLAGEPESRYTIIAVEDCLLLNLPVAEFQDISERHPDLARYFSSQSRRIRAVAEELRQDTSAAVLRTRLGDFKIPEPALVTSDATIQAAARKMNELRVSSLLIGSLENLEGIITDRDLRGRVVAEGMDINLPVAEIMTTNPRIGTSDTLAFEAMLVMAELRIHHLPVVDDGTVTGIVTAADIMRLMGQDPIYLTADVSRKTTVEELSGSFTKASEIGVRFIERGASSEETAGLMTIVADAIARRLLKLAEEKLGPPPVPYAFAVLGSQGRHEMGFASDQDNALILDNSYRETEHGAYFAELSAFVCLGLDRAGQVLCPGDMMAMNPEWRKTLSEWEQTFHVWVTAPDPDALLHAQTFFDIRGVYGELSLADRVHASAVSMASGARRMQAHLATLAVRREPPLGFFRGLVVERSGDYTNTLNVKKGGTAGIVQMARLFSLQAGVKALGTRARLSLAAGGGTVSDRGAHDLLDAFEFLRSVTFKHQAEQLRHDQTPDYNIDPAKLSKMDREHLRDAFQIIKGMQNALATQYPVRNI from the coding sequence ATGAGCGTTGAACTTGAGGAGGTCCGTGCCTTCCTGGCGGACAATGAGCCCTTCCTGCGGTTACCGGCCGAAGAACTGCAAACCCTGCCCGCCAAAATGAACATGAGCTACGCCCGCCGCGGAGAAACGATCCTGCGTTTCGGGGAGATCAATGAACAACTCCACATTATCCGCTCCGGGGCAGTGGACCTACTCGGGGAAGACGGGGTGCTGCTGGACCGCCGCGACGCCGGCCGTTCCTTCGGCTACTCCACCCTGGCCGGGGAACCCGAATCGCGCTACACCATCATCGCGGTGGAGGACTGCCTGCTGCTGAACCTGCCGGTAGCTGAATTCCAGGACATCTCGGAAAGACACCCCGACCTGGCACGCTACTTCTCCAGCCAATCCCGCCGCATCCGGGCAGTGGCCGAAGAACTACGCCAGGACACCTCCGCGGCGGTGCTACGCACCAGACTGGGTGACTTCAAGATCCCGGAACCGGCACTCGTCACCTCAGACGCCACCATCCAGGCAGCCGCCCGAAAAATGAATGAACTCCGTGTCTCCTCCCTGCTGATCGGCTCACTCGAGAACCTGGAAGGCATCATCACCGACCGTGACCTACGGGGCAGGGTGGTGGCCGAAGGCATGGACATCAACCTGCCGGTAGCCGAGATCATGACCACCAACCCACGGATCGGAACCTCCGACACCCTGGCCTTCGAAGCGATGCTGGTCATGGCGGAACTGCGCATCCACCACCTTCCCGTGGTGGACGACGGAACAGTCACCGGCATCGTCACCGCCGCCGACATCATGCGCCTGATGGGCCAGGACCCGATCTACCTCACCGCTGATGTCTCCCGAAAAACCACTGTGGAAGAACTCAGCGGCTCCTTCACCAAAGCCTCTGAAATCGGTGTCCGCTTCATCGAACGCGGCGCCTCCTCAGAAGAAACCGCCGGACTGATGACCATCGTCGCCGACGCCATCGCCCGCCGACTACTGAAACTGGCAGAAGAAAAACTCGGGCCCCCACCCGTACCTTATGCCTTCGCCGTCCTCGGCTCCCAAGGCCGCCATGAGATGGGCTTCGCCTCCGACCAGGACAACGCCCTCATCCTGGACAACTCCTACCGAGAAACCGAACACGGAGCCTACTTCGCCGAACTCAGCGCATTCGTCTGCCTCGGGTTGGACCGCGCCGGGCAGGTGCTGTGCCCTGGTGACATGATGGCGATGAACCCGGAATGGCGCAAGACACTCAGTGAGTGGGAGCAGACCTTCCATGTCTGGGTGACTGCCCCGGATCCGGATGCATTGCTGCACGCCCAGACCTTCTTCGATATCCGTGGGGTCTACGGGGAGCTGAGCCTGGCAGATCGGGTGCATGCCTCAGCGGTGTCGATGGCGAGTGGGGCGCGGCGGATGCAGGCACATCTGGCCACCCTAGCGGTGCGACGTGAACCCCCGCTGGGATTCTTCCGTGGCCTGGTGGTGGAACGCAGTGGCGATTACACCAACACCCTGAACGTGAAGAAGGGCGGCACCGCCGGCATTGTGCAGATGGCGCGGCTCTTCTCTCTCCAGGCCGGGGTCAAGGCATTGGGCACCAGGGCACGGCTGAGTCTGGCCGCCGGGGGAGGAACAGTTTCCGATCGGGGTGCCCATGATCTGCTGGATGCCTTTGAGTTTCTCCGCTCGGTGACCTTCAAACACCAGGCGGAGCAGCTGCGTCATGATCAGACCCCCGACTACAACATCGACCCGGCGAAGCTGAGCAAAATGGACCGGGAGCATCTGCGTGATGCCTTCCAGATCATCAAGGGCATGCAGAACGCTCTGGCCACCCAGTACCCGGTGAGGAATATCTGA
- a CDS encoding fumarylacetoacetate hydrolase family protein — translation MRFGRIATPDGMCFCTIEGEGDDFSQLTAKEIKDTPFTEPEYTGREWPLNEVKLLAPVLPSKVVAIGRNYADHVEEVFAKSAESLPPTLFLKPPTSVVGPGAPIRIPDFATKVEFEGELAVVIGRPCKNVKAANWKSVVRGFTIINDVSSRDLQFADGQWARAKGIDTFGPLGPWIETDINTINVDDLDIKARLTHDSVTELKQDSNSEQMIMKMGEIIEFVTASMTLLPGDVIATGSPAGTAAMFDGDFIEIEIPGIGKLGNPVVNA, via the coding sequence ATGCGTTTTGGACGAATTGCAACCCCTGATGGAATGTGTTTCTGCACGATCGAAGGCGAGGGTGATGATTTCTCGCAGCTCACCGCTAAAGAGATCAAAGACACTCCCTTTACCGAACCTGAATACACCGGCCGCGAGTGGCCGCTGAACGAGGTCAAGCTGCTGGCCCCGGTGCTGCCGAGCAAGGTTGTCGCCATCGGCCGCAACTATGCTGACCACGTTGAAGAGGTGTTCGCGAAGTCTGCGGAATCCCTGCCCCCCACTCTCTTCCTCAAGCCCCCGACCTCTGTGGTCGGCCCCGGTGCACCCATCCGGATTCCGGACTTCGCCACCAAGGTCGAGTTTGAGGGTGAGCTGGCTGTCGTCATCGGCCGCCCCTGCAAGAACGTCAAGGCAGCGAACTGGAAGTCTGTGGTCCGCGGTTTCACCATCATCAATGATGTTTCCTCCCGTGACCTGCAGTTCGCCGATGGCCAGTGGGCCCGCGCCAAGGGGATCGACACTTTCGGCCCGCTCGGCCCCTGGATTGAGACCGACATCAACACCATCAACGTTGATGACCTCGACATCAAGGCCCGTTTGACCCACGATAGCGTCACCGAGCTGAAGCAGGACTCCAACTCGGAGCAGATGATCATGAAGATGGGTGAGATCATCGAGTTCGTCACCGCCTCCATGACCCTGCTGCCGGGTGATGTCATCGCCACCGGTTCCCCGGCCGGCACCGCCGCAATGTTTGACGGTGACTTCATCGAGATTGAAATCCCGGGCATCGGCAAGCTGGGGAACCCGGTCGTCAACGCCTAA
- a CDS encoding DedA family protein, whose amino-acid sequence MQEPVEQEAVAQPEPKKEPELPSFLAEPKRGDIILFVLLFAMGIFSLALIPLRAWLLTEPLAYTLLVGGYTSAVVSGANASIGNGHVLVYLLCSVIGAIKFMPVYWLMGRRWGMEFIDMSLQYMPRAHRLFQRSVESESSRTLALVVGLIPFGYLPGPVPGTIVNAVAGLLKIRFPVMIAINVLSILAVNGLMMWLGFNFGEQVLSVVEVVNRYLLWFTLALLGVVFFRAWRQAKRKA is encoded by the coding sequence ATGCAGGAACCGGTGGAGCAGGAGGCCGTGGCGCAGCCCGAGCCCAAGAAGGAACCGGAACTGCCCAGTTTTCTGGCGGAACCGAAGCGGGGGGACATCATCCTCTTCGTGCTGCTCTTCGCCATGGGCATCTTCTCCCTGGCATTGATCCCACTGCGGGCCTGGCTACTGACCGAACCACTGGCCTATACGCTGCTGGTCGGTGGTTACACCAGTGCGGTGGTCTCCGGTGCGAATGCTTCCATCGGTAATGGCCATGTCCTGGTGTACCTGCTGTGCTCGGTGATCGGTGCGATCAAGTTCATGCCGGTCTACTGGCTGATGGGCAGGCGGTGGGGCATGGAGTTCATTGACATGTCCCTGCAGTACATGCCGCGGGCGCATCGCCTCTTCCAGCGGAGTGTCGAGTCGGAGTCCTCCCGCACCCTGGCTCTGGTGGTGGGGTTGATCCCCTTCGGCTACCTGCCCGGCCCGGTGCCGGGCACCATCGTCAATGCGGTGGCAGGTCTGTTGAAGATCCGTTTCCCGGTGATGATCGCGATCAACGTGCTCAGTATCCTGGCGGTCAATGGCTTGATGATGTGGCTGGGATTCAACTTCGGTGAGCAGGTGCTCAGCGTGGTTGAGGTGGTCAACCGTTATCTGCTGTGGTTCACCCTGGCGCTGCTGGGCGTGGTCTTCTTCCGGGCCTGGCGGCAGGCCAAGCGGAAAGCCTGA
- a CDS encoding class I SAM-dependent methyltransferase codes for MTTHQDRHHEHHNTHSRQDAEGFYAGTEPRWSGEPNQALVRELSDLAPGRCLDIGCGEGADLLWLARQGWEALGIDFAPTAVARTQALIDAAKSEDTNLRAEAREAAFPGLGETDFDLITASYTQIPRSAEAVAELRGSLKVGGTLFMVHHVFGQTEAAQAEGIILPEWLASQLGDDFRVLKLELSSRDIATGAGAHHHDDLVLVAVREH; via the coding sequence ATGACCACGCACCAGGATCGCCACCACGAGCACCACAACACCCACTCCCGCCAGGATGCCGAGGGCTTCTATGCGGGGACCGAGCCACGATGGTCGGGAGAGCCGAATCAGGCGCTGGTGCGGGAATTATCAGATCTGGCCCCCGGCCGCTGCCTCGATATCGGCTGCGGTGAGGGGGCCGATCTGCTGTGGCTGGCCAGGCAGGGTTGGGAAGCGCTCGGCATCGATTTCGCTCCCACCGCCGTGGCTCGCACCCAGGCGCTTATCGACGCCGCGAAGAGCGAGGACACCAACCTTCGTGCTGAGGCCCGCGAAGCAGCTTTCCCGGGATTAGGGGAAACCGATTTTGACCTGATCACCGCCTCCTACACCCAGATTCCCCGTTCGGCTGAAGCCGTTGCCGAGCTGCGCGGGTCCCTCAAGGTCGGTGGAACCCTCTTCATGGTCCACCATGTTTTCGGGCAGACTGAAGCAGCGCAGGCGGAAGGTATCATCCTGCCGGAATGGTTGGCCTCTCAGCTGGGTGATGATTTCCGCGTGCTGAAGCTGGAGCTCAGCAGCCGGGATATCGCCACCGGGGCAGGTGCCCATCATCATGATGACCTGGTGCTGGTGGCTGTCCGGGAACACTGA
- the serA gene encoding phosphoglycerate dehydrogenase yields MSRPVVLIADKLAQSTVDALGDAVEVRWVDGPNRPELLAAVADADALLVRSATTVDKEVLDAAPKLKIVGRAGVGLDNVDIDAATAQGVMVANAPTSNIHSACEHAISLLLSAARQIPAADATLREGEWKRSSFKGVEIFGKTVGIVGFGHIGQLFAQRLAAFETKIVAYDPYANPARAAQLNVELVDLDELMGRSDFVTIHLPKTKETAGMFDAELLAKAKKGQIIINAARGGLVDEQALADAIKSGHIRGAGFDVYATEPCTDSPLFELPEVVVTPHLGASTVEAQDRAGTDVADSVLKGLAGEFVPDAVNVSGGRVGEEVAVWLDLSRKLGLLAGKLLHDAPNTLEVVARGELSTEEVSALGLSAVRGLFSGIIEESVTFVNAPRIAEERGLNFVVETASESISHRSTLQVTAIGANGEKATVVGALTGLERVEKFVQINGRGVDLRAEGLNLFVRYTDAPGALGKVGSRLGDAGINIQAAAMTQAAKGDGGVLILRVESEVGDELAEQIAADLNGEVIQLNLD; encoded by the coding sequence GTGAGCCGTCCCGTAGTACTCATCGCCGATAAGCTTGCGCAGTCCACCGTGGATGCACTGGGAGATGCAGTGGAGGTGCGCTGGGTTGATGGCCCGAACCGCCCTGAGCTGCTCGCCGCGGTTGCCGATGCCGATGCACTTCTCGTTCGTTCCGCCACCACCGTCGACAAGGAGGTGCTGGATGCCGCCCCGAAGCTGAAGATCGTCGGTCGCGCCGGCGTCGGCCTGGACAATGTCGACATTGATGCCGCCACCGCTCAGGGTGTGATGGTGGCTAACGCCCCCACCTCCAACATCCACTCCGCCTGTGAGCACGCGATCTCCCTGCTGCTGTCCGCCGCCCGCCAGATCCCGGCTGCGGATGCCACCCTGCGTGAAGGCGAGTGGAAGCGCTCCTCCTTCAAGGGTGTCGAGATCTTCGGCAAGACCGTCGGCATCGTGGGCTTCGGCCACATCGGTCAGCTGTTTGCTCAGCGTCTGGCTGCCTTCGAAACCAAGATCGTCGCCTACGATCCCTACGCCAACCCGGCTCGTGCCGCTCAGCTCAATGTTGAGCTGGTTGACCTGGATGAGCTGATGGGCCGTTCCGACTTCGTGACCATCCACCTGCCCAAGACCAAGGAAACTGCCGGCATGTTCGATGCCGAGCTGCTCGCCAAGGCCAAAAAGGGTCAGATCATCATCAACGCCGCCCGTGGTGGTCTGGTTGATGAGCAGGCACTGGCTGACGCCATCAAGTCCGGTCACATCCGTGGCGCCGGCTTCGATGTCTACGCCACCGAGCCCTGCACCGATTCCCCGCTCTTCGAGCTGCCCGAGGTTGTCGTCACCCCGCACCTGGGTGCCTCCACCGTCGAGGCTCAGGACCGCGCCGGTACCGACGTCGCCGATTCCGTCCTCAAGGGCCTGGCCGGCGAGTTCGTCCCGGATGCCGTGAATGTCTCCGGTGGCCGTGTCGGCGAAGAGGTTGCCGTCTGGCTGGACCTGTCCCGCAAGCTCGGTCTGCTGGCCGGCAAGCTGCTTCACGACGCCCCGAACACCCTCGAGGTTGTCGCCCGCGGCGAGCTTTCCACCGAGGAAGTTTCCGCCCTGGGTCTCTCCGCCGTCCGTGGCCTCTTCTCCGGCATCATCGAGGAGTCCGTCACCTTCGTCAACGCCCCGCGCATCGCTGAGGAGCGTGGCCTGAACTTCGTGGTGGAGACCGCCAGCGAGTCCATCAGCCACCGCAGCACCCTCCAGGTCACCGCCATCGGTGCCAACGGCGAGAAGGCCACCGTCGTCGGTGCCCTGACCGGCCTGGAGCGCGTCGAAAAGTTCGTCCAGATCAACGGCCGTGGCGTGGACCTGCGTGCCGAGGGCCTGAACCTCTTCGTCCGCTACACCGATGCCCCGGGTGCCTTGGGCAAGGTCGGCTCCCGTCTGGGCGATGCCGGCATCAACATCCAGGCTGCCGCCATGACCCAGGCAGCCAAGGGAGATGGTGGCGTTCTGATCCTGCGTGTCGAGTCTGAGGTCGGCGATGAGCTGGCTGAGCAGATCGCCGCTGATCTCAACGGTGAGGTCATCCAGCTGAACCTGGATTAA